Proteins encoded by one window of Dioscorea cayenensis subsp. rotundata cultivar TDr96_F1 chromosome 6, TDr96_F1_v2_PseudoChromosome.rev07_lg8_w22 25.fasta, whole genome shotgun sequence:
- the LOC120263470 gene encoding ATP-dependent Clp protease adapter protein CLPS1, chloroplastic, with the protein METAICSRVALPANHVINSKPGDRLSSYKGQGRGIPVTVSATGPGKGGGLLERPTIEKTTPGRESEFDLRKSRKTAPPYRVMLHNDNFNKREYVVQVLMKVIPGMTLDNAVNIMQEAHYNGLSVVIICAQADAEEHCMQLRGNGLLSSIEPASGGC; encoded by the exons ATGGAGACGGCCATTTGCAGCCGAGTTGCCCTTCCTGCTAATCACGTTATCAATTCCAAGCCAG GCGATAGGCTGTCTTCTTACAAGGGTCAGGGTCGTGGTATTCCAGTTACAGTATCGGCAACTGGACCAGGCAAAGGAGGTGGGTTGTTGGAAAGGCCAACCATTGAGAAAACTACTCCTGGTCGGGAATCTGAGTTTGATTTGAG GAAATCTAGGAAAACAGCGCCTCCATATCGTGTAATGTTACACAATGACAACTTCAACAAGCGCGAGTATGTCGTCCAAGTTTTGATGAAGGTTATCCCCGGAATGACTCTTGATAATGCTGTGAATATCATGCAAGAAGCCCATTACAATGGCCTCTCAGTAGTCATTATTTGTGCTCAAGCTGATGCAGAGGAGCATTGCATGCAACTTAGAGGCAATGGTCTTCTAAGTTCCATTGAGCCTGCAAGTGGAGGTTGTTGA
- the LOC120263471 gene encoding ubiquitin-related modifier 1 homolog 2: MPSSREPTHTHSQKLGFCFSAFDQRISSASRPFGESELLIMQLTLEFGGGLELLCESIKIHEVDVNPKSGEDKLIMRDLLGWIKANIIKERPEMFMKGDSVRPGVLVLVNDCDWELSGNLDTSLEEKDVVVFISTLHGG, encoded by the exons ATGCCGTCGTCCCGCGAGCCCACCCACACACACTCGCaaaaactagggttttgtttctcGGCCTTCGATCAAAGAATCTCTAGCGCGTCACGGCCTTTTGGTGAATCCGAGCTTCTAATCATGCAATTAACTCTCGAATTCGG AGGAGGGCTTGAGCTTCTCTGTGAATCCATCAAGATCCACGAGGTTGATGTGAACCCTAAATCCGGAGAAGATAAG TTGATAATGAGGGATTTGTTGGGGTGGATTAAAGCGAATATTATAAAGGAAAGGCCAGAGATGTTCATGAAGGGAGACTCTGT GAGGCCTGGAGTTTTGGTACTTGTGAATGATTGTGATTGGGAGCTATCTGGTAACCTTGATACATCACTGGAAGAGAAGGATGTGGTGGTTTTCATTTCTACTTTGCATGGTGGCTGA
- the LOC120263469 gene encoding uncharacterized protein LOC120263469 isoform X2, producing MAALPRSPRYATPPPPRPLPFRLVVSSKSPHKLPFFSRSSPAPRPSSTSCSSSSSSSSSIEPGSPLYGAHKRWRRLPSQFRGSDEAMAPMEEEMGEKPSRRLSLWKRRFFLPSPKIWSIILLNVITLIYASNIPVIKEAEMIYDPSLFTMVRFTIAGMPFIPFVLKAQKDWQTCIAGMELGLWLSLGYLAQAFGLLTSDAGRASFIAAFPVILVPLLNGMFGRTVHAFTWFGAIVSLIGIGMLECTGSPPNVGDALNLLSAMSFAIHMLRTEQISRSTKKEKFLPLLGYEVCVVAFSSTIWFFFKGVFANLNQLRSWTRMLSWDWMTSFPWLSALYTGIFSTGFCLWAEFAAMKDVSATETAIIYGLEPVWGAAFAWFLLGERWGPLGWIGAALVICGNLIVQILGSQPKRSRNGDCSSDDQNDFILSTTQ from the exons ATGGCGGCGTTGCCGCGATCTCCAAGGTACGCCACTCCTCCCCCTCCTCGCCCTCTCCCCTTCCGCCTCGTAGTCTCGAGTAAATCTCCCCACAAGCTTCCCTTCTTCTCCCGAAGCTCTCCCGCTCCACGGCCATCATCTActtcttgctcttcttcttcttcgtcgtctTCTTCGATTGAACCTGGATCTCCATTGTATGGAGCTCACAAGAGGTGGAGAAGGTTGCCTTCTCAGTTCCGTGGATCGGATGAAGCCATGGCTCCGATGGAGGAGGAGATGGGCGAGAAGCCTTCACGGAGACTGTCTCTCTGGAAGAGGAGGTTCTTCTTGCCCTCGCCGAAGATCTGGAGCATCATCTTGCTCAATGTCATCACCCTCATCTATG CCAGTAATATTCCTGTTATAAAAGAGGCTGAAATGATCTATGATCCTTCACTGTTCACCATGGTCCGATTCACAATCGCGGGAATGCCCTTTATACCCTTTGTACTGAAGGCGCAGAAGGATTGGCAGACTTGTATTGCAGGTATGGAGTTGGGCCTCTGGTTAAGTTTGGGATACCTAGCACAGGCATTCGGATTACTAACCTCTGATGCTGGGCGTGCATCTTTCATTGCTGCCTTCCCT GTAATTTTAGTGCCCTTGCTCAATGGCATGTTTGGAAGAACAGTGCATGCCTTCACCTGGTTCGGAGCTATCGTATCTCTCATAGGAATTGGAATGCTGGAATGCACCGGCTCTCCTCCTAAT GTTGGTGATGCACTAAATCTATTGAGTGCAATGTCTTTTGCCATCCATATGCTTCGAACTGAGCAGATTTCACGAAGTACAAAGAAGGAGAAATTTTTACCTCTTCTTGGTTATGAG GTCTGTGTTGTAGCTTTCTCATCAACAATCTGGTTTTTCTTTAAAGGTGTATTTGCCAATTTGAACCAATTAAGATCTTGGACAAGAATGTTGTCATGGGATTGGATGACTTCGTTTCCTTGGTTATCTGCATTATACACTGGCATATTTTCTACCGGATTTTGCTTATGGGCTGAG TTTGCTGCCATGAAGGATGTATCAGCCACTGAAACTGCAATAATTTACGGGTTGGAGCCTGTATGGGGTGCTGCCTTTGCATGGTTTCTTCTTGGTGAGAGGTGGGGACCTCTTGGCTGGATTGGAGCTGCTCTTGTTATAT GTGGCAACCTAATAGTCCAGATCTTAGGATCACAacctaagagatcaagaaacgGAGACTGCAGCTCGGATGATCAAAACGATTTCATTCTCTCAACTACACAGTGA
- the LOC120263469 gene encoding uncharacterized protein LOC120263469 isoform X1, protein MAALPRSPRYATPPPPRPLPFRLVVSSKSPHKLPFFSRSSPAPRPSSTSCSSSSSSSSSIEPGSPLYGAHKRWRRLPSQFRGSDEAMAPMEEEMGEKPSRRLSLWKRRFFLPSPKIWSIILLNVITLIYASNIPVIKEAEMIYDPSLFTMVRFTIAGMPFIPFVLKAQKDWQTCIAGMELGLWLSLGYLAQAFGLLTSDAGRASFIAAFPVILVPLLNGMFGRTVHAFTWFGAIVSLIGIGMLECTGSPPNVGDALNLLSAMSFAIHMLRTEQISRSTKKEKFLPLLGYEVCVVAFSSTIWFFFKGVFANLNQLRSWTRMLSWDWMTSFPWLSALYTGIFSTGFCLWAEFAAMKDVSATETAIIYGLEPVWGAAFAWFLLGERWGPLGWIGAALVICKMISFLPNSPLSNIPWAIISTAWIVYTLSIDFKIIEAGFDL, encoded by the exons ATGGCGGCGTTGCCGCGATCTCCAAGGTACGCCACTCCTCCCCCTCCTCGCCCTCTCCCCTTCCGCCTCGTAGTCTCGAGTAAATCTCCCCACAAGCTTCCCTTCTTCTCCCGAAGCTCTCCCGCTCCACGGCCATCATCTActtcttgctcttcttcttcttcgtcgtctTCTTCGATTGAACCTGGATCTCCATTGTATGGAGCTCACAAGAGGTGGAGAAGGTTGCCTTCTCAGTTCCGTGGATCGGATGAAGCCATGGCTCCGATGGAGGAGGAGATGGGCGAGAAGCCTTCACGGAGACTGTCTCTCTGGAAGAGGAGGTTCTTCTTGCCCTCGCCGAAGATCTGGAGCATCATCTTGCTCAATGTCATCACCCTCATCTATG CCAGTAATATTCCTGTTATAAAAGAGGCTGAAATGATCTATGATCCTTCACTGTTCACCATGGTCCGATTCACAATCGCGGGAATGCCCTTTATACCCTTTGTACTGAAGGCGCAGAAGGATTGGCAGACTTGTATTGCAGGTATGGAGTTGGGCCTCTGGTTAAGTTTGGGATACCTAGCACAGGCATTCGGATTACTAACCTCTGATGCTGGGCGTGCATCTTTCATTGCTGCCTTCCCT GTAATTTTAGTGCCCTTGCTCAATGGCATGTTTGGAAGAACAGTGCATGCCTTCACCTGGTTCGGAGCTATCGTATCTCTCATAGGAATTGGAATGCTGGAATGCACCGGCTCTCCTCCTAAT GTTGGTGATGCACTAAATCTATTGAGTGCAATGTCTTTTGCCATCCATATGCTTCGAACTGAGCAGATTTCACGAAGTACAAAGAAGGAGAAATTTTTACCTCTTCTTGGTTATGAG GTCTGTGTTGTAGCTTTCTCATCAACAATCTGGTTTTTCTTTAAAGGTGTATTTGCCAATTTGAACCAATTAAGATCTTGGACAAGAATGTTGTCATGGGATTGGATGACTTCGTTTCCTTGGTTATCTGCATTATACACTGGCATATTTTCTACCGGATTTTGCTTATGGGCTGAG TTTGCTGCCATGAAGGATGTATCAGCCACTGAAACTGCAATAATTTACGGGTTGGAGCCTGTATGGGGTGCTGCCTTTGCATGGTTTCTTCTTGGTGAGAGGTGGGGACCTCTTGGCTGGATTGGAGCTGCTCTTGTTATATGTAAGATGATTTCTTTCCTGCCTAATAGTCCCCTTAGCAATATACCATGGGCTATAATTTCAACTGCATGGATAGTCTACACTTTATCCATTGACTTTAAAATTATAGAAGCAGGTTTTGATTTATAA